TTTCCCTATATAGAACGCGATAAAGCGCATATTGATCAATGCTTTTCGCATGAGAAAAAACATGATAAAAGTCATGATTGACACATTCCCTTGCAATGTTCATGGATTCACCTATATATATTATGGTGTGTGCCTTTGAATGGTATTATTTTTGTTTCGACTGTTGTTTTCTTAACTTCCTTGCCCCTTCAGGTGTCCATTTATAACCCTCCCGGTGCCTGGAATGTTCAATTGCTATATAAATAAGACAATTAATTACTTTTGCGGCGTCTTATAATTTAACATACGCACTTTGAAAAATATAGCCATCTTCGCCTCGGGAGCAGGTAGTAACGCACAAAAAATTATTGATCACTTCCGGAACTCTTCCATTGCAAGGGTTTCTATGATCCTCTGTAATAAACCCGAAGCCGGTGTGCTCAACATAGCACAGCAGGAAGGCATCCCATCCGTACTGATCGAAAAAGAACTTTTCTTCCGGACGGACCACTATATTAAATTATTACAGGACGCCGCTACCGACCTGGTCGTATTAGCCGGTTTCCTCTGGAAAGTACCCGCTAACCTGGTACACGCCTTTCCAGACCGTATCATTAATATACATCCTGCCCTGCTGCCCAAATATGGTGGAAAAGGAATGTACGGCCACTTCGTACATGAAGCAGTGATCCTGGCTAAAGAAAGCGAAAGCGGTATCACCATCCACTTCGTCAACGAAAAATATGATGACGGCGCAACCATCCTGCAGGAACGTTGCTCTATCACCCCCGAAGATACCCCTGAAACACTCGCAGCTAAAATACATCTGCTTGAACATCAATGGTATCCGGTAATTGTGGAACGATTATTGACCTCATAAAAACGGGCTTCCAGCTCAGCTGTAGGCGCCCCTGCCAAACCTACAATTGCTGACGGCTGCCGTCAAATGCAGACAACTATATGAAACAACCACTGCTTGTTATTTGCCTGTTATGCCTGAGTGGGGTGTCCCTCTTTGCCCAGGACAAAACGCCCTTTCGCCGGTCTACCTATATCAAGGTGAACCCCACTCGGCTGATCAATGAACTGGAAGTGACCATCGAACAGGAATTTTCAGAAAAGATCAGTCTTGAACTGGGCGTTAGCGGTATCTACACCGACTACCCTGATTATATATTCGCCAGGAAAATAGATATCGGGCAGAAAAAACCTGATATCAGCACCGAACAATTCGTCGATGGAAGAGGTCTTGGCTTCAGCGCCAGCCTCCGCTGGTACCTGGTCACCCAAAAAGATGATCTCGCCCGCATCCAGGGCACCTACTTCCAGCCTGTCCTATTATATAAGAAGGTGTTTTACCCTAACGAAAAGATCAATATCCAGGGAGGTGAGTATGAGAATACGGGTGATAAGGATGTATATGCCCTTCAGTTACTGCTTGGCCGCCAGATCAGAAAAGATAAATTCATCATTGACCCCTATGTCGGTGTAGGTATCCGCGCCAAAGTATACGACTACAATAATTTCTATGATAATAATGGTGTCGCCGACTCGCGGGATGGACGCCTGATCAGCGTACTGCCAAGTCTGCATATCGGTGTAAAGATCGGCCTGCGGATGTAAGCCCCCTCACCAGCAACGGTCTCCCGAACATCTGCCGCTCTCTTTCTCCACCCGCCTGCCGGTAGGGTGCCCCGACATATTTCGCTAATTGTGTGCTACCTTTGTAGTGTAAAACGACTGGCATCATGTCTAAGAAGAATGTGTTCTATGTAATATTTTTTGTCCTGCTAAGCATCGCCTTCCTCGGCTATTCAGGGTACGTGATCAAAGGAGAGAAGGGAAGCTTCTTCGGAGAAGAGAAATTACCAATACTGGGGACCAACGGTCATACCATCGGCGGATTCTCTTTCACCAACCAGGAAGGGAAAACCATTACTAGCAAAGACGTGGAAGGGAAGGTGTATGTGGCCGAATACTTCTTCACGACCTGCACCAACATTTGTCCGAAGATGAATGAAAATATGAAGGATGTGTACGCGAAATATAAAAGTGAACCGCGCTTCCGCATCCTGTCGCATACTGTAGATCCGGAAACTGACAGCATCCCTGTATTAAAAACATACGCGGAAGAGCATGGCGCCGATCCGGCTAACTGGTGGTTCCTCACCGGCAGCAAAAAAGAACTGTACAAACTGGCAAGAGCCGGCTATATGGTCGACAACGGTACTTTCACCGGTGATGAGGACTTTGTACACACACAGTGGTTTGCGCTTGTAGACGGTGAAGGCCGTGTACGCGGACTCTATGAAGGAACAAAAAAGACAGACGTAGACAAGCTGATCACAGACATCGGCCGTTTGCTAAGGGAAAAGTAATCACTCATTATAAATTATCATGAGCAACAAGAACAAAGCAAGTATTACGGAACTGCTCCGGCTCAGTAAGCTCAGCATAACTGATACCCGTGTGAAGATACTGGAGCTGTTCATGAACTCCAATGGCGCGCTTGAACATAGCAGTTTTGAAAAATTAGCCGGTCAGAGCTTTGACCGTGTGACCGTTTACCGCACATTACAAACCTTCCTCGATAAAGGGATTATTCACAGTATACCAACTACTGATACTTCTATTCGTTACGCACTCTGCAAATCAGACTGTTCGGAGCATGATCACCATGACCATCATGTCCATTTTAAATGTGAAGAATGTGGTACTACCACCTGTCTTGACACCGACGTACCGGATATCCAGCTACCGAAAGGATATGCGATGCATAATGTGGATGTAGTAGTAAGTGGTGTGTGTAAACAATGCAAATAGACATAAGTAACCGGGCCGGCCCTGAAAGGTCTGCCTTATAAAGAAGGTATGGCTCGCTTTGGCGGGCCTTATTTTTTTCCGGTAAATGATCTTCCTGAAAGTGCGCCCACCCTGCTTACACCAGCAATAATTCCTTCACCGTCTCCTTTCCCGGCAGATCGGCTGCGACCACAACAAGCTTGCCTCCCGCGGGTAGCATGGCGGCTTTATAATACCAGTCCACTCCATTCCGGCCCAATACCGCCAAACCGCTTTCTATGATACCCCCGTCAGCATCTACCACACTTACTTTTACCTTTGCTACCCGGAACTCATCCTTAGCGGTCACGACCACCTCCGTATCTTCCAACCGGATGTTCTGTACCTCCGGAGAGTGGTAAGCATCCTTTACGGCCATATTATAAGCATTCTGCCCAGGGCCTGCCAGTGAGGCGTAATAGGCCTTTATCTCAGGATCATTCATCATGTCCCTGGCCAGATCCGCTGCTATGCGCATCTTATGCCTGGCTTCCAGCTGTTTCTGTGTTGGTTTTTTATTAGAAGGGCGGCGTTTCTTCGCCATAATGATCTGCCCATTCCGTTCGTAGATGGTGATTTGTCTCCCGATGGTGCCCCGCACCAGCTGCAGGAGAATATTGTCTTTAACAATGGCCATAATAGTTGTTTTGAGGTTGTTATACTAATATACTACTAGTCTTTTAACAGGCATGTGGTCATCATATAAATTGAGTATTTATACGTCATTTATATATCACTTCAATATCCCCTAGCTATTTAAGTGATATATAAATGATCTTTTGATCACCTGATAAATTGCCGATCAGATGCCTTCCAGGTGCTGTATACACAGATTCCTGGTGCCTAAAAAGACAAGGGCCGTTCACTTTCGGTGAACGGCCCTTATGATGAATATCTGTTATGAACGGCTATTTCCCTGATAGCGCATCGATCTCCTGCTGCACAAACGCCGCCAGTTCCTGCACGTAAGCAGGGGAGAAGTCAAACCTGATTCCCGCCGCCTTGTACAGTTCCGGCAATGTACGGGTACTTCCCAGGCTCAATGCACTTATATAGTTATCCAGCGCCTGCTGCTTGTTCTCCTTGTACTGTTTCCACATGGCGATAGCCCCCAACTGCGCGATACCATATTCTATATAATAGAACGGTACTTCAAACAGGTGCAGCTGCCGCTGCCAGCCAATAGCCCGGTAGGCTTCCCATCCGGTCCAGTCAGCTACGCCGGTAGAGAACTCGTCCTGGATACGTACCCACGCTGCTGTACGTTCTTCCACTGTATGCTGTGGATTTTCATAAACCCAGTGCTGGAACTTATCGATCGTAGCGATCCACGGGAAGATCACGATGGCCCTTTCCAGCTGCTGCAGCTTAGCCCGACGTAACTCCTCTTCATCACTGAAGAAGATGTTCCATGCATCCATGGTGAACAGCTCCATGCTCATACTGGCCACTTCAGCAATCTCCATCGGGTACTCCTTGAAAGCACTCAATGGCAGATTATGGCTCAGGAAGGAATGTACGGCATGACCACCTTCGTGTACCATTGTGGTCAGGTCTTTCATCTGACCGGCAGCATTCATAAAGATGAAAGGCACACCGGTTTCAGCCAGCGGACAGTTATAACCGCCCGGTGCTTTACCCTTACGGCTTTCCAGGTCGAGGCGGCCCATTTTCTGCATCACCCGCAGGCAATTACCGAAGAAAGGACCTAACTCATCGAAGCACGCGATGGTCTTATTCACCAGTTCTTCGCTGGTATGGAAAGGCTCCAGTGGTTTGGTACCTGCTGGTTCCGCATCCGAATCCCATGGTTTCAGCACATCCAGTCCCAGTTTTTCACGCTGTTTCTCCTGCAAACCTTTTACGAGTGGCAGGATATGTTCTTTTATAGCGGTGTGGAACTGAAAACAATCTTCCTTGGTATAGTCAAAGCGGCCGAGGTCTTCGAACTTATAGTCGCGGTAGTTTGCAAAACCGGCATTCTTTGCCACCTGGTCTCTTTTCTGTACCAGGGTCGAAAACAGCTGGTCGAGGGTATCTTTATCTTCCAGGCGGCGATTGGCGGTTTTAGAAAATACTTCCTCTCTCAGGGCACGGTCACTTCCTTCCAGGAAGCGGGCTGCCTGTTGGAGCGTATATTCCTGTCCGTTCACGGTGATGGTCATTTTACCGGCAATAGCGCCGTATTGCTGTGACTGTACACTCAGTTCGGCCAGCAGGGGCACATTTTCCTCGCGGAATAGTTTCACCTGCTTACGTACGCTCCGCAGATATGTAGCGTACAGGTCCTGGTCCAGGGATTTTACAAGCTCGCTGGCCAGGAGTTTTTTATTCAGTGCATCCGCGTAGGGCTGCAGTTTTGGCTGTATTTCCATGCAGAAATAGGCGAAAGCCTCTTCCAGCGATTTATCGGTCGTATCGCAGGTCATGCGTATCTGGCGCCAGCAGGCATCCTCGCTGATGACAGCCTCCAGTTCGCTGATATCTTTCAGCCATTGCTCCAGTGCCGCGACATTTTCCAGCGGCCGCTGCTGCAGCTCTTCAAAGTAAGGCTGCAATGCCTCCCACGTTGTTACCGTAAAGTCTTGCGGCAACAGTTTACGTGGCTGTTTCTCAATATTTGCGTCTAAAGTCTTCATTTTACTAAAATAAGAAATTCTTAAGCAAAGACCAGAGCGATTACCGTACCAGGGAGGCGTATACTGCCATCTGGTCAGTACAAGTGATGGAAGAAAAGATCAAAAACAGGGCGGGACTGATCAGCAGCCAGGGGCAAAACGAGAGGTAGGGCAATAAAAAACCAGACGCCGTATGTGCAAACACACAGCGTCTGGCATTGAATACTCAATAAATATGTAACGACTACTCTTCCGTCTTCTTCTTCTTAGGAGCAGCTTTTTTCTTAGGTGCTTCTTCGCCTTCAGCAGCAGGAGCATCTTCTTTCTTCGCTCTTGCTTTCTTAGGCTTTTCAGCTGGAGCTTCCTCAGTAGCTACTTCCTCAGCGCCTTCTTTAGCCGCAGCTTTCTTAGGTTTAGCAGCCTTCTTAGCTGGTTTCTCCGCTACTTCAGCATCAGCAGCAGGAGCTTCT
The DNA window shown above is from Chitinophaga agri and carries:
- the purN gene encoding phosphoribosylglycinamide formyltransferase produces the protein MKNIAIFASGAGSNAQKIIDHFRNSSIARVSMILCNKPEAGVLNIAQQEGIPSVLIEKELFFRTDHYIKLLQDAATDLVVLAGFLWKVPANLVHAFPDRIINIHPALLPKYGGKGMYGHFVHEAVILAKESESGITIHFVNEKYDDGATILQERCSITPEDTPETLAAKIHLLEHQWYPVIVERLLTS
- a CDS encoding SCO family protein, with the translated sequence MSKKNVFYVIFFVLLSIAFLGYSGYVIKGEKGSFFGEEKLPILGTNGHTIGGFSFTNQEGKTITSKDVEGKVYVAEYFFTTCTNICPKMNENMKDVYAKYKSEPRFRILSHTVDPETDSIPVLKTYAEEHGADPANWWFLTGSKKELYKLARAGYMVDNGTFTGDEDFVHTQWFALVDGEGRVRGLYEGTKKTDVDKLITDIGRLLREK
- a CDS encoding Fur family transcriptional regulator: MSNKNKASITELLRLSKLSITDTRVKILELFMNSNGALEHSSFEKLAGQSFDRVTVYRTLQTFLDKGIIHSIPTTDTSIRYALCKSDCSEHDHHDHHVHFKCEECGTTTCLDTDVPDIQLPKGYAMHNVDVVVSGVCKQCK
- a CDS encoding M3 family oligoendopeptidase, encoding MKTLDANIEKQPRKLLPQDFTVTTWEALQPYFEELQQRPLENVAALEQWLKDISELEAVISEDACWRQIRMTCDTTDKSLEEAFAYFCMEIQPKLQPYADALNKKLLASELVKSLDQDLYATYLRSVRKQVKLFREENVPLLAELSVQSQQYGAIAGKMTITVNGQEYTLQQAARFLEGSDRALREEVFSKTANRRLEDKDTLDQLFSTLVQKRDQVAKNAGFANYRDYKFEDLGRFDYTKEDCFQFHTAIKEHILPLVKGLQEKQREKLGLDVLKPWDSDAEPAGTKPLEPFHTSEELVNKTIACFDELGPFFGNCLRVMQKMGRLDLESRKGKAPGGYNCPLAETGVPFIFMNAAGQMKDLTTMVHEGGHAVHSFLSHNLPLSAFKEYPMEIAEVASMSMELFTMDAWNIFFSDEEELRRAKLQQLERAIVIFPWIATIDKFQHWVYENPQHTVEERTAAWVRIQDEFSTGVADWTGWEAYRAIGWQRQLHLFEVPFYYIEYGIAQLGAIAMWKQYKENKQQALDNYISALSLGSTRTLPELYKAAGIRFDFSPAYVQELAAFVQQEIDALSGK